A stretch of the Bacillus sp. FJAT-18017 genome encodes the following:
- a CDS encoding ATP-grasp domain-containing protein, with protein sequence MKSVVFIETNRYGSSMEGMITAGKLGYDVHLITAKKRYLEERIPELNAVHFIADLKEENLKKTITEIKREKDVSLIISFVDPFVSLAAKMNRFFCGGNIDNGALSIMENKILFRSHLSRLQYSPNYDIIHDHTPLNSLYIKLKESYPIVLKSPSSSGSRDVYFIHSETHLKNRIKFLKRKKPNEDLLIEEYLEGPQYIVEAIVYNGEIQIAAIIEQEITKQFKFIVTGYSISPIMDKEAVDGIVEVTKAILEELKLENGNCHLELRNVNGTWKLVEINPRISGGPVNNLIEHAYGFNYTEQIINLYMGKKPVIESQWNHFVHAHLFTVDQVGKLVKMTGLEEAQKAQGIIDIFIRAEPGQILSPPLSMGHRYGYVIAKGRTKDEARSLALSASKKVKFELAPYNG encoded by the coding sequence GTGAAATCGGTTGTTTTTATCGAGACAAATCGATATGGATCCAGTATGGAAGGAATGATCACTGCTGGAAAACTCGGATACGATGTCCATTTAATTACAGCAAAGAAACGGTACCTCGAAGAACGGATTCCAGAATTAAACGCTGTACATTTTATCGCGGATCTAAAGGAAGAAAACCTCAAAAAAACAATAACTGAAATAAAGAGAGAAAAAGATGTATCACTCATTATTAGCTTTGTGGATCCATTCGTTTCACTAGCCGCAAAAATGAACCGTTTTTTCTGCGGGGGAAACATTGATAATGGAGCATTGAGTATAATGGAGAACAAGATTTTATTTAGATCCCATTTATCACGCCTACAATATTCGCCCAATTATGATATCATCCATGATCATACACCGTTGAATAGTTTGTACATTAAACTTAAAGAAAGTTATCCCATCGTTCTCAAATCACCCTCATCTTCTGGCTCTAGGGATGTGTATTTCATTCATTCAGAAACTCATTTAAAAAACAGAATAAAATTTTTAAAAAGGAAAAAACCAAATGAGGATTTGCTAATTGAAGAATATCTCGAGGGGCCTCAATATATTGTAGAAGCAATAGTTTACAACGGGGAAATTCAAATTGCAGCTATCATTGAACAGGAAATTACAAAACAATTTAAATTTATCGTAACAGGTTACAGTATTTCACCTATTATGGATAAAGAGGCAGTCGATGGCATAGTAGAAGTTACAAAAGCAATCCTTGAGGAGCTTAAATTGGAAAATGGGAATTGCCATCTGGAACTTCGAAATGTAAATGGAACGTGGAAGCTAGTAGAAATCAATCCCCGGATTTCTGGAGGGCCGGTAAATAATTTGATTGAACACGCTTACGGTTTTAACTATACCGAACAAATAATAAACCTCTACATGGGAAAAAAGCCGGTTATAGAATCGCAATGGAACCATTTTGTCCATGCTCATTTATTTACAGTGGATCAAGTAGGCAAATTAGTAAAAATGACAGGATTGGAGGAAGCCCAAAAGGCACAGGGCATCATTGATATTTTTATAAGAGCAGAACCAGGGCAGATTCTCTCCCCTCCACTTTCCATGGGGCATAGGTATGGGTATGTGATTGCAAAAGGGAGAACAAAAGACGAGGCCCGAAGCCTTGCGTTATCGGCTTCAAAGAAGGTGAAATTTGAATTGGCCCCATATAATGGTTAA
- a CDS encoding PIG-L deacetylase family protein, with amino-acid sequence MKKKVLVIVSHPDDEILGCGGTIKKLVNNGYEVVTIITAKGRKEEEHQIEKCIEQANKILGVKEFHFLKLPNLRMHTIPLHQITKEIEKLLDIYNPEMILTHHYGDLNKDHQVTYQAVLTAARPLPGKTMVELLCFETVSSSEWTEQTNDRTFKPNYFVNISDTLQDKLLALKEYDVEMRPYPHPRSYEGVKSLASVRGMTVGLEHAEAFEVIRRIWK; translated from the coding sequence TTGAAGAAAAAAGTTCTTGTCATAGTTTCTCACCCGGATGATGAAATATTGGGGTGTGGTGGTACGATTAAGAAGTTGGTAAACAATGGATACGAAGTTGTAACCATTATTACTGCAAAGGGCCGCAAGGAAGAAGAGCATCAAATTGAAAAGTGTATAGAACAGGCAAATAAGATTCTTGGTGTTAAGGAGTTTCATTTTCTTAAACTTCCAAATTTGAGGATGCATACAATCCCCCTCCATCAAATTACGAAAGAAATTGAAAAGTTACTTGACATCTACAATCCTGAGATGATTCTCACTCATCATTATGGAGATTTAAATAAAGATCATCAGGTCACTTACCAGGCAGTATTAACTGCTGCACGGCCGCTTCCTGGTAAAACGATGGTTGAACTTCTTTGTTTCGAGACCGTTTCTTCTAGTGAATGGACGGAGCAAACGAATGATCGAACATTTAAGCCTAATTATTTCGTCAATATTTCGGATACCTTGCAAGATAAACTTCTCGCACTGAAAGAGTATGATGTGGAAATGCGCCCTTATCCTCATCCACGTTCTTATGAAGGTGTTAAGTCTTTAGCATCTGTAAGAGGGATGACAGTGGGTTTGGAACATGCTGAAGCGTTTGAGGTTATAAGAAGAATATGGAAGTAA
- a CDS encoding 3-keto-5-aminohexanoate cleavage protein, whose amino-acid sequence MIITAAVTGGVTTRRDNPNLPITPDEIANEVYECWKAGASIAHIHARENDGTPSQRVDLYQEIVEKIRERCDVIINLTTTGWGQKGVEADRWNHLVCKPEMATFTPGSMNRKDSVMINSPAFVRRLAEKINEYKIKPEIEIFDFGMIDQALKLAKSGLLQEPLHFQFVLGVPGGIPANAKNLLHLKESIPSNSTWSIAAVGKGQLPMNLLGIIQGGHIRTGLEDNVYFKYGELARNNVQLVERLAKYAADLNREIATPKEARKILGVGEDF is encoded by the coding sequence ATGATTATCACTGCTGCCGTTACTGGCGGCGTTACAACAAGAAGAGATAACCCAAACCTTCCCATAACACCCGATGAAATCGCAAATGAAGTTTATGAATGCTGGAAAGCAGGTGCTTCGATTGCTCATATTCATGCCCGTGAAAACGATGGTACTCCAAGCCAGCGTGTCGATCTGTATCAAGAGATAGTGGAGAAAATTAGGGAACGGTGCGATGTTATTATCAATTTAACTACTACAGGATGGGGGCAAAAAGGGGTTGAAGCAGACAGATGGAATCACCTTGTCTGCAAGCCAGAAATGGCGACTTTCACTCCGGGGTCCATGAACCGAAAAGACAGTGTCATGATTAATTCTCCTGCATTTGTTCGCAGGCTTGCAGAAAAGATAAATGAATACAAAATAAAACCAGAAATAGAGATTTTTGATTTTGGAATGATTGACCAAGCTTTAAAGCTGGCTAAGTCAGGACTTTTGCAAGAGCCTTTGCACTTTCAGTTTGTGCTGGGGGTTCCAGGAGGTATTCCAGCCAATGCCAAGAACCTTCTTCATTTAAAAGAGAGCATTCCATCAAATAGTACCTGGTCAATTGCAGCTGTGGGCAAAGGGCAGTTACCTATGAATTTATTAGGCATTATTCAAGGGGGGCATATTAGAACCGGGCTGGAAGATAACGTTTATTTTAAATACGGTGAGCTGGCAAGGAATAATGTACAGCTGGTAGAAAGATTGGCAAAATATGCGGCTGACCTGAACAGGGAGATTGCCACACCAAAAGAAGCCAGAAAAATTCTCGGAGTTGGAGAGGATTTTTAG
- a CDS encoding UDP-3-O-(3-hydroxymyristoyl)glucosamine N-acyltransferase — MEMSLKLSTLLDFLRENKLLTQPAIGEINKDLVITGFSSIYDSKANTLSRMEAQTFEWSTIKSAAVLCPINSAVPEHTGIVFIPVENPRDTFAIVVNEFHPKPAFTGISNTAVISQNNVQIGRNVCIGHGVIIGDNVCIGEETRIFHNVVIGNNVSIGSNCIIHSGAVIGADGFGYQKNLQGEYVKFPHLGGVKLGDYVEVGSNTVIARGKLSDTVIKKNVKIGNLNHISHDVVINEHGMITHQTHLGGNTTMMQNSWIAPGVILKQGITIGEGSLAGMGSVVIRDVNAFDTVAGIPAKPINKKGSK; from the coding sequence ATGGAGATGAGTCTTAAACTAAGCACTCTATTAGATTTCTTAAGAGAAAACAAATTACTTACCCAACCGGCCATAGGGGAAATTAACAAAGACCTGGTCATCACAGGTTTTTCTTCAATATATGATTCAAAAGCAAACACTTTATCAAGAATGGAAGCTCAGACTTTTGAGTGGTCGACTATAAAAAGTGCAGCCGTCCTTTGCCCCATAAACTCTGCTGTTCCAGAACATACAGGAATCGTTTTTATTCCTGTTGAAAATCCGAGGGATACGTTTGCTATTGTGGTGAATGAATTTCATCCCAAACCAGCATTTACAGGTATATCCAATACAGCAGTCATTAGCCAGAATAATGTTCAAATAGGCAGAAATGTATGTATTGGTCATGGTGTCATCATAGGGGATAACGTATGTATCGGTGAGGAAACAAGAATTTTTCACAATGTGGTTATCGGCAATAATGTATCTATTGGTTCAAATTGCATCATCCACAGCGGAGCCGTGATAGGGGCAGATGGGTTTGGTTATCAAAAGAACTTACAAGGAGAATATGTGAAGTTTCCCCATCTTGGAGGAGTTAAATTAGGTGATTATGTTGAAGTAGGAAGTAATACAGTAATAGCAAGAGGCAAGTTATCCGATACAGTCATAAAAAAGAATGTTAAGATTGGCAACTTAAATCACATATCTCATGATGTGGTCATTAATGAACATGGAATGATTACCCATCAAACACATCTGGGGGGGAATACAACCATGATGCAAAACAGCTGGATCGCTCCTGGAGTAATTCTAAAACAAGGGATTACGATAGGAGAAGGTTCGCTTGCCGGAATGGGATCAGTAGTTATTAGAGATGTAAATGCTTTCGATACGGTGGCTGGGATTCCAGCTAAACCGATAAACAAAAAGGGTAGCAAATAG
- a CDS encoding glycosyltransferase family 2 protein translates to MDVSIIMPSFNRYSHLLLSLYALEKQTFDLTKMEVILIDDASTDQTPLLKDYKPPYKFKYIRNRDNLGLAAARNKGIKEAKGEIIIILDSEMVIDPEYVKNNYRHHLKEENTVVIGGGVGVKLYSYLFPELNAKQIKELKVLAKKSKKVRARLKQVMKGERIGPFIRKINAPIPLLGKKDITDFRSIAPYTVPKKLTKNTLKKLGDRFETSPIAWMACLGNISLRRNLIIKAGGYDENFIHWGVEDREFAYRLYKAGAKFKVDRELKRYHQEHPISRNKKKNWLKQIVYFQQKHPTLDVCIRSLKYIKKFDYLFVENILKEYTLLSGKFPEWYTEFLDSIISMLQEITKLKAQKKAIKSLLAKTDFETDNERKERIIQQRSKIESFKNYRHLIALFDLLMVQ, encoded by the coding sequence ATGGATGTGAGTATAATCATGCCATCTTTTAACCGATACTCTCATTTACTCCTAAGTTTATATGCATTGGAGAAACAGACCTTTGACCTTACTAAAATGGAAGTGATTTTAATTGATGATGCATCTACGGATCAAACCCCCCTTCTTAAAGATTATAAGCCCCCTTATAAATTTAAATATATTCGTAACAGAGATAATTTGGGCCTAGCAGCTGCCCGAAATAAAGGAATCAAGGAGGCTAAAGGGGAGATTATTATTATTTTGGATTCGGAAATGGTCATCGATCCGGAATATGTAAAAAATAACTATCGGCACCATCTCAAAGAGGAAAATACAGTTGTCATTGGAGGTGGAGTTGGTGTAAAACTGTATTCTTACCTTTTCCCTGAGCTTAATGCTAAGCAAATAAAGGAACTAAAGGTTCTTGCAAAAAAAAGCAAAAAGGTAAGAGCACGATTAAAACAGGTGATGAAAGGCGAAAGAATTGGGCCGTTTATCCGTAAAATAAACGCTCCAATTCCTCTTCTTGGAAAAAAGGATATTACAGACTTCCGAAGTATAGCTCCGTATACTGTACCAAAAAAACTAACGAAAAATACACTGAAAAAACTGGGAGATCGTTTTGAAACAAGTCCAATTGCATGGATGGCTTGCCTGGGTAATATTTCTTTAAGAAGAAATCTAATCATAAAAGCAGGAGGATATGACGAAAATTTTATCCATTGGGGGGTGGAAGACAGAGAGTTTGCTTACCGGCTGTATAAAGCAGGAGCAAAATTTAAAGTAGACCGAGAATTGAAACGGTATCACCAAGAACATCCCATATCTCGAAACAAGAAAAAGAATTGGTTGAAACAAATCGTGTATTTTCAACAAAAACATCCAACTCTAGATGTTTGTATAAGATCTCTTAAATATATTAAAAAATTTGATTACCTATTTGTAGAAAATATTTTAAAGGAATATACATTACTTTCGGGTAAGTTTCCTGAATGGTATACTGAATTTCTAGATTCTATTATCTCTATGCTCCAAGAAATCACAAAATTAAAAGCCCAAAAAAAAGCAATTAAGAGCCTTTTGGCGAAGACAGATTTTGAAACAGACAATGAAAGGAAGGAACGAATCATACAGCAAAGAAGTAAAATTGAATCTTTTAAGAATTATAGACACTTAATCGCATTATTCGACTTGCTGATGGTTCAATAA
- a CDS encoding glycosyltransferase family 2 protein, with amino-acid sequence MDVSIIIPSFNRYPLNLFCLFSLENQTFDLSKMEVILIDDSSTDETPLLKQFSPRYKFKYIRNKSNLGLAATRNKGLRIAEGKVVMFLDAEMIVDAKYVENHLKHHQSTDHAVVIGGRKRYKLYSCLYPSFNSKQRKDLSRLLKEKLARRWFSKRLGKKLHSKNIGRYVKRLRSPIVLLKKEDIRNFSQLQMLSITKRHTNNVLEHLGDNFDSSHLNWLACVGNLSVKKDTINRIGGYDEDYKGWGTEDHDLAFRLKKAGVKFIVEPELIRYHQEHPKASGHLKQGKKNRVLFQQKHPVLDVCIRSLKSVQKNDYTFMETIMNEHYAVIRNFPGKYEEFNRCIVELLQEAAILDSQGKKIINLMQSAGIQDDRKRVARIIHQRNEIDSYNQYPHLIKLFDLLSNK; translated from the coding sequence ATGGATGTTAGCATTATCATTCCGTCCTTTAACCGTTACCCTTTAAATTTGTTTTGTCTATTCTCATTAGAAAATCAAACGTTTGATTTGTCTAAGATGGAAGTGATCTTAATAGATGACTCTTCTACCGACGAAACCCCGCTCCTTAAGCAGTTCTCTCCACGTTATAAGTTTAAATACATTCGTAATAAGTCGAATTTAGGTCTGGCTGCCACCAGGAATAAAGGGCTCCGGATAGCCGAGGGTAAAGTTGTTATGTTTTTAGATGCGGAGATGATTGTTGATGCTAAATATGTAGAAAATCATTTAAAACATCATCAATCAACGGATCATGCAGTAGTAATCGGGGGGAGGAAACGATATAAACTTTATTCTTGCCTCTATCCTAGTTTTAATTCTAAACAAAGGAAAGATCTTTCCAGGTTACTAAAAGAAAAACTCGCCAGAAGGTGGTTTTCGAAGCGGCTCGGGAAAAAACTCCATTCAAAAAATATTGGCCGATATGTAAAGCGATTAAGGTCTCCAATCGTTCTCTTAAAAAAGGAAGACATTCGAAACTTTTCGCAATTACAAATGCTGTCCATTACAAAAAGGCACACCAATAATGTTTTGGAACATTTAGGTGATAATTTTGATTCTAGTCATTTAAATTGGCTGGCTTGTGTTGGCAACCTTTCTGTAAAAAAAGACACAATTAACAGGATTGGCGGATATGATGAAGATTATAAGGGTTGGGGAACAGAAGATCATGATTTGGCTTTTCGATTAAAAAAAGCTGGTGTTAAGTTTATTGTAGAACCGGAACTGATTCGCTATCACCAAGAGCACCCCAAAGCTTCGGGCCACTTAAAGCAAGGAAAAAAGAACCGGGTACTTTTTCAACAAAAGCATCCTGTTCTGGATGTTTGTATCAGGTCCTTAAAATCAGTTCAAAAAAATGACTATACATTTATGGAAACCATCATGAATGAACATTATGCCGTTATAAGGAATTTTCCTGGAAAGTATGAAGAATTCAACCGATGTATTGTTGAGTTGCTGCAAGAAGCAGCCATCTTGGATTCCCAGGGGAAGAAGATTATAAACTTAATGCAAAGTGCGGGTATTCAGGATGACCGGAAAAGAGTGGCTCGAATTATCCACCAGAGAAATGAAATTGATTCGTACAATCAATATCCGCATCTAATTAAACTATTTGATTTGTTAAGTAATAAATAG
- a CDS encoding carboxylate--amine ligase, which yields MKIPKNHKPKHDFPAIVLDLSINGLGIIRSLKRKGIMVYAYDVLSKYKKGRTLYAECGPCPHPIYEEDKLLDHLIKKGGNLKRKAVLFAGSDDYVFFISKFRDQLAEYFLFIMPDHSLIQSVLDKRQTYNLALKHNIPTPKTFFIENPDQLENIVEGLVFPCILKPAFSADYRKRMNKKAIIIESASQLRTLYPFYAQFGELMIQEFIPGDDHCVYEIATLFNKQMDLIGLFSSQKLQQYPPIFGSGVLVLSKKNEELVKMGVSFFKTLNFVGLAHAEYKMDPRDGTLKFIEINARTTVSNSLSYASGIDFSYLYYLMATGQNPPKELNQKEGGKWVHLVRNFLGFLENRKKGSMNFGKWIKSFTGVKAFASFRLDDPMPFIRGVISDLKYAWKNRR from the coding sequence TTGAAAATACCAAAGAATCATAAACCTAAGCATGACTTCCCTGCAATTGTTTTAGATTTAAGTATTAATGGTCTAGGAATAATCCGCAGTTTAAAGCGAAAGGGCATTATGGTTTATGCCTATGATGTCTTATCAAAATATAAAAAAGGAAGAACTCTCTACGCCGAATGTGGACCTTGTCCACACCCAATATATGAAGAGGATAAACTGTTAGACCACCTAATTAAAAAGGGGGGGAATTTGAAACGTAAAGCCGTCCTGTTTGCAGGGTCCGATGATTATGTTTTTTTTATTTCCAAGTTCAGAGATCAGTTAGCTGAATACTTTTTATTCATTATGCCAGATCATTCCTTAATCCAATCTGTACTAGATAAAAGGCAAACTTATAATCTAGCTCTTAAGCATAACATTCCGACTCCGAAAACCTTTTTTATTGAAAATCCAGACCAACTGGAAAATATTGTAGAAGGTCTTGTTTTTCCATGTATATTAAAACCCGCATTCTCAGCGGATTACCGCAAGCGGATGAATAAAAAGGCAATCATTATTGAAAGCGCATCTCAGTTAAGAACCTTGTACCCGTTTTATGCACAATTCGGTGAATTAATGATACAGGAATTCATCCCCGGTGACGATCACTGTGTTTACGAAATAGCCACTCTTTTTAATAAACAAATGGATTTAATCGGTTTGTTCTCCAGCCAAAAACTTCAACAATATCCACCCATATTTGGATCAGGCGTCCTTGTGTTAAGCAAAAAGAATGAAGAACTCGTCAAAATGGGGGTGTCATTCTTTAAAACACTTAATTTTGTTGGTTTGGCTCATGCCGAATATAAAATGGATCCACGGGATGGCACCCTTAAATTTATCGAAATAAATGCCCGGACAACAGTATCCAACAGTCTGTCATATGCATCGGGAATAGATTTTTCCTATTTATATTATTTAATGGCGACCGGCCAAAATCCTCCTAAGGAATTAAATCAAAAGGAGGGGGGGAAATGGGTCCATCTTGTGCGAAATTTTTTAGGATTTTTGGAGAATCGTAAAAAGGGTAGTATGAACTTCGGTAAATGGATAAAATCTTTTACAGGAGTAAAAGCATTTGCATCATTTCGTTTGGATGACCCAATGCCGTTTATACGCGGAGTAATTTCTGATTTAAAATACGCATGGAAAAACAGAAGGTGA
- a CDS encoding putative nucleotide-diphospho-sugar transferase, with amino-acid sequence MIPLYDFNLKPKSNMVICCLATGTDHVASMEIMKPTVEYYGRLHNIDTLFYKDLLLPDQKPKKHKVFLLYNLLKYYQIVMWMDADTIIVDPSEDIRKELLSNHVIYMTSYFDRNPLFPNSGVIVVKRDPVTLEILEHIWKFKKKRRRGWWDQQAFLKLLGYKNRNVKILAYEGPTKYTSKVGHLHLKWNSRPNRKDVAQKPNIMHHCGLPWETRLERMKKSYQQFLRNIQSN; translated from the coding sequence ATGATACCATTGTACGATTTTAATTTAAAGCCTAAAAGTAATATGGTTATTTGTTGTTTAGCAACAGGTACAGACCATGTTGCTTCAATGGAAATAATGAAACCAACGGTTGAATATTACGGTCGTCTTCATAATATTGACACTTTGTTTTATAAAGATCTCCTTCTTCCGGATCAAAAGCCTAAAAAACATAAGGTATTCCTTTTATACAATCTATTAAAATACTATCAAATTGTAATGTGGATGGATGCCGATACAATAATCGTGGATCCCTCGGAAGATATACGTAAAGAGTTATTATCCAATCATGTCATTTATATGACGAGTTATTTCGATAGAAATCCTCTATTTCCTAATAGTGGTGTCATCGTTGTTAAACGCGATCCTGTAACCTTAGAGATTTTAGAGCATATTTGGAAATTTAAAAAGAAGCGTCGCAGAGGCTGGTGGGATCAACAAGCATTTTTAAAACTCCTGGGTTATAAAAACAGAAATGTGAAAATACTTGCCTATGAAGGCCCGACAAAATACACATCGAAAGTTGGACACCTGCATCTTAAGTGGAATAGCAGACCTAATCGTAAAGATGTTGCACAAAAACCCAATATAATGCATCACTGTGGTCTTCCATGGGAGACGAGATTAGAAAGAATGAAAAAGAGTTACCAGCAATTTTTAAGAAATATCCAATCGAATTAA
- a CDS encoding ATP-grasp domain-containing protein, translated as MDTVIFIGCNKSGTSREAIKAAERMGFFTVLFTDRKKFIEQREEFSDVHQMIYLEDLQKRECLKEELDLLKGQGKNIKACLSLVDPFVYTATLLSIELGLIHPSPTAIYKMEEKTRVRKALQNMDFNPFFMVIQPKDSLEIAAESFEHSLPLIVKSPRSNGSKDVLLAETKRELEQAILSLRKQFPEQPILIEEYLNGPQYLIEVLVWEGKARIIGIIEQFISKGERFIVTGYHYPASLSETQHEELDSVVAKVLSALDMTLGSCHLEMRWVNGEWKLIEINPRVSGGAMNQILHEGTGLNLVQEIIKLHLGQEPELKQSKLKHVYAQFVTVDARGILLRVTGKKRALSHEGVIEVYVKPRKGTILAPPNSLGDRYAYVIASAESFAEAKKIAQMAAKEIIFFIEPL; from the coding sequence ATGGATACGGTTATTTTTATTGGATGCAATAAGTCTGGAACAAGCAGGGAAGCAATTAAAGCAGCAGAGAGGATGGGTTTTTTTACGGTCCTTTTTACAGACAGAAAAAAGTTTATCGAACAAAGAGAAGAATTTTCGGATGTGCATCAGATGATTTACCTTGAAGATTTGCAAAAGAGGGAGTGTCTTAAAGAAGAGCTTGATTTGCTGAAAGGACAGGGGAAAAATATCAAAGCCTGCCTAAGTTTGGTGGATCCATTTGTGTATACTGCTACACTCCTGTCCATTGAATTGGGTCTTATACATCCCTCACCCACAGCGATATACAAAATGGAGGAGAAAACCAGAGTTAGGAAGGCACTGCAAAACATGGATTTCAATCCGTTTTTTATGGTGATTCAACCTAAAGACTCTTTAGAAATAGCAGCCGAGAGTTTTGAACATTCTCTTCCCCTTATTGTTAAATCTCCCCGGTCGAATGGATCAAAGGATGTCCTTTTAGCTGAAACAAAGAGAGAACTGGAACAAGCAATCCTATCATTAAGGAAACAGTTTCCCGAGCAGCCTATTTTAATTGAAGAATATTTAAATGGCCCTCAATACTTAATTGAAGTCCTTGTATGGGAGGGAAAGGCTCGAATTATTGGCATTATCGAACAGTTTATCTCCAAAGGGGAGCGCTTTATTGTAACAGGTTATCATTACCCGGCTTCACTAAGTGAAACACAACACGAGGAGCTGGATTCTGTCGTAGCGAAAGTGCTTTCGGCCCTGGATATGACTTTGGGCTCATGCCATTTGGAAATGAGATGGGTGAACGGGGAGTGGAAGCTTATTGAAATCAATCCAAGGGTATCGGGCGGTGCCATGAATCAAATCCTGCACGAAGGCACCGGTTTAAATTTGGTGCAAGAGATTATTAAATTACACCTTGGACAGGAACCTGAATTGAAACAGAGTAAACTAAAGCATGTATATGCACAATTCGTTACTGTGGATGCACGGGGGATACTTTTGAGGGTTACGGGGAAAAAACGTGCCTTATCTCATGAAGGCGTTATAGAGGTTTATGTGAAACCGCGAAAAGGAACCATATTAGCCCCTCCCAATTCATTAGGGGACCGATATGCTTATGTGATTGCTTCCGCAGAGAGTTTTGCTGAGGCAAAAAAGATTGCTCAAATGGCAGCAAAGGAAATTATATTTTTCATAGAACCCCTGTAA
- a CDS encoding YheC/YheD family endospore coat-associated protein gives MTLIGMLHYRKKPDDEKKAYAFAAAAKMEGIPFVYFSYQGVNLKSRKIEGWVYRKGKWVQRKMDLPQVVINISRPRTRRQKKIYRKLKKIIPFTSQPVPNKMKVYRAVQKKGDFANFLIPTFPLKKTEQLFELLEQGRRIVIKPFSGNKGINILFVDEKNKDEFNIIDGNEEKVLDSSQFHLLIEELKKEQKYLFQPFIECKTRNGLTYDFRLHVQKNGEGEWEINLIYPRISGTGKLISNISGGGYRGELDPFLKEQFGDEYFNIRRLLEQFALTFSYHLEEVFNRRFDELGIDVGIDSQQKIWIFEVNWRPGSQHREFEVAKRTVKYSKYLATHH, from the coding sequence ATGACATTAATCGGTATGCTTCATTACAGGAAAAAACCTGATGATGAAAAAAAGGCGTATGCGTTCGCAGCAGCTGCAAAGATGGAGGGAATTCCTTTTGTTTACTTTTCTTATCAGGGAGTTAACCTTAAGTCCCGGAAAATAGAAGGCTGGGTTTACAGGAAAGGAAAATGGGTGCAGCGAAAAATGGACCTCCCTCAAGTGGTTATTAATATCAGCAGGCCGAGGACAAGAAGGCAAAAAAAAATTTATAGGAAATTAAAAAAAATAATCCCCTTCACCAGTCAACCGGTGCCTAACAAAATGAAAGTATACCGGGCAGTTCAGAAAAAGGGTGATTTCGCAAATTTTCTAATCCCTACATTTCCTTTAAAGAAAACAGAACAATTATTTGAGCTTTTAGAACAGGGGCGACGAATAGTAATCAAGCCATTTTCGGGAAACAAGGGCATAAATATTTTATTTGTCGATGAAAAAAACAAAGATGAATTTAACATTATTGACGGAAATGAAGAGAAGGTACTTGATTCATCCCAATTTCATTTATTAATAGAAGAGCTAAAGAAAGAACAAAAATATTTGTTTCAGCCATTTATTGAATGTAAAACCCGCAATGGCCTGACATATGACTTTCGGCTTCATGTTCAGAAGAATGGCGAGGGTGAATGGGAAATTAATCTTATTTACCCGAGGATCAGCGGAACTGGAAAGCTGATTAGTAATATCAGCGGCGGAGGGTATCGGGGAGAACTGGACCCCTTCCTAAAGGAACAATTTGGTGACGAATATTTCAATATTAGGAGGCTCCTTGAACAATTCGCACTTACTTTTTCCTATCATCTTGAGGAGGTTTTCAACCGCAGGTTTGATGAACTCGGTATTGATGTTGGAATTGACTCACAGCAAAAAATCTGGATTTTTGAGGTGAATTGGAGGCCGGGTTCACAGCATCGGGAGTTTGAGGTGGCGAAAAGGACAGTCAAATATTCAAAGTACCTCGCGACTCATCATTAG